The nucleotide window TCCTTCCTCTTCGGCTTCAGTCAGCAAAGTTCTGACATCCGCCTGGCTATAGAGGTGGTGGTCTGCAAAGGCCCGCGCTTTCTTCACCTGGTAACCGAGGCCTTTCAACGCATCGAAAAACTTTTGCGGTCGGCCTATCCCGGCAAAAGCAAAGAGCTTCTGACCTTCAAGTGCCTTGTCCTTTTGAGCGCGAATATGCGCGTGCAGAATCGGCAAGCCTTTGCGACCTGCCAGATGAATGGCGGTTTCCGCTTCGTTTCCGTCCCCTACCAGAACAAGGCAATCGGCTTTCAGGATCTGCCTGTCCGCCGGGGCCCTCAAGGGACCTGCGGGCAGACAACGGCCGTTCCCGAAGCCAACGGTGCAATCCACCAGTATCAGGCTCAAATCCTTTTTGAGTGCAGGGTTCTGAAACCCGTCGTCCATCAGAAGAACATCGATTGACTGCTCTTCGGCCAGCCTTGCTCCTTGCGGACGGATTGCCGAAACGACCGTCGGACCGTGACGGGCAAGGAGCAGAGCTTCGTCGCCAACCTCTGCAGCATCATGCAGATCAGGATCTACCAAAACTGGCCCTTTTGTGCTGCCGCCATACCCACGCAACAGAAAGCCGGGCATATAGCCTTCCTCGCGCAGCCGAAAAGCCAACTCGATTGCGAAAGGTGTTTTCCCGGTACCACCGACTAAGAAATTACCGATACAAATGACGGGCAGTCGGCTCTCCGCTTTCGGTTTGGCCAACATGCGCCTACCCGCAACAAGACCGTAAATCCAGCCAAAAGGCGCCAGAAGAGCGCCGGCAACAGAGAACCCTTGTTGCCACCAGAAGTCGGGCGCCTTGCTCACGCCGCACCTCCCGCTGCGTCCGTCGATTTCAAGTAGGGTTTTAACGATGCAAGCGTTTTGTCCAGAGCGCCCCGACCTGCCTCGACGAGTTCGCGTGCCCTTGTTGCCTGACGTTTGGCAGCTTCCGGATCTTTGAACAGAGCTTCGACACTTGCGCTCAAATTGTCTGGTGAAGACACTCTCAATGCCGCCTCATGTTTCCAGAAGTCTTTGTAGACAGCTCTCGCGTTGGAGACCCTTGGGCCGGTCACGAGAGCCGATCCACACAATGCAGCCTCAACCGGATTGTGCCCGCCCGCTTCAGTGTAGGAACCACCGAGAAATGTGACCGGGGCCAGTCGATAGAAAAGTCCCATCTCGCCGAGTGTATCGCCAAGATAGACTTGTGTTTCGGGCAAAATTTCTTCACCGGAGCTGCGGCGGGAAAAGGTCAGGCCCCTAACCTGCAACATTTCGCAGATCTGATCAGCTCGTTTAGGGTGCCTTGGGACAAGGATGAGAAGCAGATCGGAATTCGCGCGTCGAAGTTCATCAAATGCGTCCAATGCGTAATCATCTTCGCCGGGGTGGGTTAGCGCTGCCAGCCAGATCGGCCGTTGACCTGCTTGACCCTTCAATGTCCTGAAGGCGCTCTCATCAAGCGCTGGCTCTTCTGCATCGAATTTAAGATTGCCCGGCATCTCGACCTTACGGCAACCCAAATGCCGAAACCTTTCGGCGTCTGCCTCGCTCTGTGCCAAAACAAAGTCCAGGCACTGAAACAGATACCGGGCTACGCCGCGCAAAATCGACCAGTTCCGATGTGATTTGTCGGACAGACGACCATTCACGAGCAAAAAGGGAATGGGCCGGCGGCGCATTTCATCGAAAAGGCAGGGCCAGATCTCAGATTCAACCACCATGGCAAGGTCAGGTCGCCACTTGTCCAGAAAGCTTGCAATCGGCGCCGGTGCGTCGAAAGGCATGAATTGATGGTTCGCCCCGGCCGGCAAGCGCTTTTGTGCCAGTTCCGCAGCCGTAACCGTCACCGTGGTCAGCAAAACCTTGTTGCCGTCGCTGATCAAGGCATCGACCAAAGGCAGCACCGAGACGGTCTCGCCCACACTCGCAGCGTGAATCCAGACCAGTTTACCTTCTGGGCGGACGACATCCGCCTTGCCGAACCGTTCGCTCTTTCTCTCGGGGATTTCCTTTCCAGACCGACTGCGCAGCCAGAAAAGAAAGTGGAACAAGGGGGTCAGGGCTACCGCAAGAGCCCGATAGGCTGTCACAAGAACGGGACGCGGATCAGCCATCGGCCCTTCCGACAATCTCATAGGCACGTGTCGTCGCCTTGTTCAGTCCGTCCTCAACCTGTTGTCTGTAGGCTTCGAGCGCATCGTCCTCGATTTCCGAAGGCACCCAGATCAGCTCGCTGGTTGCAATTGCGCCTCGCCCGAAAGGCAGGTTCACGCTGGCCTTGTCCCAACTGTTCAGTTCGATACTGCGACTGGTGGCAACCGCCACAGGCAGGATCGGCCTGCCCGAGTGTTTCGCCAGTTGAACGATGCCGACACCGGATTGGCGCGCAGGTCCCTTTGGCACGTCAGCAGTCATGGCTATGCTGAACCCGTCTTTCAAAGCCCGCAGAGCTTCGATAAATCCGCGCATGCCTCCGCGCTTCTTGATTTGGCGCGCGTTTCGGCCGCCCGATGCCCTGATAAGACCAAGACCGAGTTTTCGAGCAGCGATCGCATTCACTTCGCCGTCTGCGGATCTTGAAATCATGACCTTCGCCGGCCAGCTGGAAGGCTTGGCAAACGGCACCATGAAATGTTGACCGTGCCACATGGCAACGATCACCGGCAGATCAGCTTCCGTTTCCTCATGAACGCCTTTCGGCTCAATCGTGAACCGGTTGGTGTGATAGACCAGCTTGAGATAACCGGCGAGCACAGAACCGACTGCAGAGAGAACCCAAGGTTGACGGCCGAGGCGTTTGATCATTTTTCTTGTCGCCTAAGAACGACCAATCAGGCCGTTGTGTCCGGGTCCAGCAAGCGATGCAGGTGGACCACAAAATAGCGCATGTGCGCATTGTCGACCGTTGCCTGCGCCTTGGCCTTCCAGGCCTTGGAGGCTTCAGCATAGTTCGGGTAAATGCCGACGATATCCAATTCATCCAAATCCCGGAAGGTCAGTCCCTCAGGCGACTCCAGCTCACCGCCGAACACCAGATGCAGCAGCTGTTTGGGGCTGTCGGTCTCGCTCATGGATATCCTCACTGTTTGTCGATGCAATCCGCTCAGGATCTGATCATTTCACCAAGAACCGCGCGAACCGGTTCGATCAGCGCTTCCGGTGCAGCAATCAATCCCGGATGTCCGGTCTTGGTCCGGTTGTAAACAAGGTTCCGGCCGGAAAGGTCGGTCAGCCTGCCGCCCGCTTCCTGCACCAAAAGATCAGCTGCTGCAAGGTCCCAATCGCTTGGCCCGCCCCGTGCGGCGCCGACATCGACGCGTCCAGCTGCCACAATCGCCAGGCGATAGGCCAGCGAGCGCAGGATTTCCGTACCGCTAAATCCAGCCGCCATCACATCTTTGTTGGCAACAATCGAATGTGGCCCGGACAAGGTTGCCCCTTCAACACTCTGCTTCGGAGAAACGTAAACTTTTTCTCCATTCAAAGTGGTTCCGCCTCCGGCACGCGCGGCAAACAATTCGTTTCGACGCGGACAAAAGACGACGCCAGCGGTCGGGCGACCCTGTTCGACAACCGCCAGAGAGACCGTCCACTCGTCTCCACCTGCCAGAAATGCTCTTGTTCCGTCTATCGGATCGACTATGAAAGTCCGCTCGCAACCCAGACGGCTTTTGTCGTCTGCCGTTTCTTCCGAAAGCCAGCCATAGTCAGGCCGTGCTCCGCGCAATTCCTCGGCAAGCAATCGGTCAACTGCCAGATCCGCCTCAGAGACTGGAGAGCGGTTGTTCCCTTTGAACCAGGTTTCAGGGTCGCACCCGAAATAACTGAGCGCCAATTCTCCAGCCTTATGCGCCGCGTCTTCAAGAAGTCGCAGATCAAGGTCGAGCCAGGAGTGATTATTGCCCGTGTCAGCTTCCAGCAAGTGCCATCCCTTCGATCATGACAGACGGGGCGGCACTCGAATACCGGTTGTCCAGATCGCTGCCAGGCACAAGGCGTTTGAACATGTCGTTCAGGTTTCCTGCGATGGTGATTTCACTGACAGGTTCGACAATTTTTCCGTTCTCAAACCAGAAACCGGCAGCACCGCGGGAATAGTCTCCGGTCACTCCGTTGACGCCATGGCCAATCAGGTCGGTGACAAGCAGGCCTTCGCCGGCGTCCGTCATCAGCTCTTCCAACGATTTTTCGCCCGGCATCAGCGTGATATTGGTCGGACCGGGAGATGTACCACTGCCGCCCCGGTGAGCGCGGCCGTTGGGTTTCAGATCCAGTTCACGTGCAGAGGCGCCATCAAGGAACCAGTGTTGCAACACTCCGTCACTGACCATTTCAAGCACATCAGCGCGTGTACCTTCTCCATCGAAAGGCCTTGTCGCTGCACCTCGGCGCTTGAAGGGATCATCGACGACACGAATGCCCGGCGCGAACACCGCTTCACCCATTCGGTCTTTCAGGAAACTCGTTTTGCGCGCAATCGCAGCCCCGTTGATTGCACCAACCAGGTGCCCGAGGATGCTGCGCGCTGCGCGAGACTCATAAATGACATTTGCGGTTCGGGTCGAAAGCTTTTGCGGATTCAGCCTGCGTACCGCGCGTTCACCGGCACGCAGTCCAACCTCTTTTGGACGGTCCAGATCCGCGAAGAAAGTCCTGCTGTCGAAATCATAGTCCCGTTCCATGCCGGTGCCTTCGCCTGCGACTGCTGTCATAGACATGCCGTATCGCGAAGATATATAAGACCCTTCGAAACCATGGCTTGTTGCAAGCACTATTCCTGCAAGTCGCCAAGACGCTGAAGCCCCGCCGGACTTGCTGACGCCGTCCACATCGAGACCTGCTGCCTCCGCTTCAAGCGCAATGTCCGTCAGTTCGTCGGCCGTCAGTTCCTTGTCGTCCAACAACTCCAGTACCGGGAATTCCTTCACCAGCAGCTCCGGGTCCGCAAGTCCGGCAAAGGGGTCTTCCGGCGCGACCTTGGCCATCGAAACTGCGCGTTCGGCAAGACTGGCCGGATCGTCAAGACGGTTTGCTGAAACGGCTGCGGTACGTTTGCCGACAAAGACCCGCAATGTGACGTCGTCACCCTCGGCACGTTCGGTTTCTTCAACCTTGCCTTCGCGCACGTCAACCGAGAGCGATACTCCGGTGACTGCGACAGCGTCGCAGGCATCGGCTCCTGCTTGCCGCGCAGCTTCCACTAGCCGTGCTGCGCGAGACTGCAATTCACTTTGATCGATCAGTTCCGACATTTGATCCGCTCTTGTGCCATCAGGTCTGGCTGTTGTTTACGCTTCGCACCGTTCAGCTGCAACAGCCAGCTTGAGATGCCAACAATCTGTTTCATTCCGAACCAGAAACGCCGGGAGGCATTCACTCCGGCGCAACACTGCGATGCTGTAAAGGCGTGACAGGTTCGACACCTCCTATGTGTGCCGCTTCTGGGGCAGATCAATGGAAGTCCGCAGAAACACTAGGCGTTTTGAGCACCACTCGCACTCTCGCTAAAGTAGTATCAACACCTTCCCGACACAGGTCTGAATCAGGTCTTACCGTGCCACTTACAAACCAGTAACCCTCTTTAAAAACAGACTTTTTTAACTCTGTCTCTTAAGCGCTTTACGACCTTTCCCCCTTAGATTGAAAGACATCGAGAGACCAAAAGGTCCGGTGGAGAGTTACTTGAGACGTCAAACAGAAAAACAGGAAACGGCAGCAATCGGGACAGCGGCAGAAACAATGCCGCATCCCGATTGTCTTCCGGTACGCTTTCAGCAACGACTGGAATCGCGTCCGGGAACACCTTCTCTTCCCGCGGACATTGTTCTTGATCGCGAAAGAGCAATCATCAAGCGCCGTGTTGCAGGTGTTCCGGTCAACCTCGTCGTGCCGACGGAAGCATTCGATGGTGTGATGGTCCGGATAATTCCAGGCGACGTGCCAGGCGAAATCCAGGCTGCCCTGATCCTCAAACATCACGATAGCGCCCTATCCATCACGCTTGCGGAGACTGAAAACTCCGATGACCTCGCGATCCTCTGGAGCCGGTGGGCACAGGTTTTCAATCTGCCGATGCTTGTATGCGATCTGGGCGGCAAGGTGAAACCGATCGACGCATTTCGTGCCGTTCCCGCAGCGCAACCGGCCCCTCGCCGTCAATTGCGGATGCTGACCGGCCGAAGACCAAGGTTCTTGAACAAGAGAGTGGTTGGAAGACCGGCTGCAACCTCAGTCTGCCATGGCAGTGAACGCGAGATCATTGCCCGCACCTAGGCATGGGTTTCGAAAGATCGGGACAGGCACCAAATGGCTCCGCAAGGCGGAGCCTTTGTTCATTTATAGCCAGGTAACGAAGGCATCTATGACAAACCCCGTAAACAGGATCCAGCCATAGGTTCCATTGGAACGAAACAAGCGGAGACACTGATCACCATCGTCAATATCCAGCGCGACGATCTGCCAGCCGAGGTGAATGACGCCTGCGAGAATTCCGATAAAGGCGGCTGGCCCCGCATCGGCCAAGACAGCTGCGGTCGCAAAAAGCAGCGTGGCCAGAGCATACAGAACAATCAATGCAGGTTTGGTTCGCGTTCCGAACAGGCGTGCGGTGGATTTCACGCCGACCAGAGCATCGTCTTCCTTGTCCTGATGCGCATAGATCGTGTCATAGCCGATTGTCCAGCAAATGCCGCCCGCGTATAGGAACATCGGCGCCCATGAGAGCGAACCGAATTCAGCGGCCCACCCCATGAATGCGCCCCAGGAAAATGCGAGACCCAGAAAAAGCTGCGGCCAATTGGTAAACCGCTTCATGAAGGGATAAATCGCGACCGGCAGCAATGACACGATCCCGAGCAAAATCGAAAACGTGTTGAACTGAAGCAACACGATCAGGCCAACCATAGCCTGAAGGAAAAGGAACACCTTCGCTTGAAGTCTTGAGACCTGCCCGGCTGGAATTGGCCGTGAACGGGTCCGCTCCACCTGTGCATCGATATCAACATCAACCAGATCGTTGTAGGTGCAGCCCGCACCACGCATTGCCACCGCTCCGATGAAGAAGAGAGCAAGGTGCCACAGGTTCGGCCAGCCCTGACCGGCAGCAATTGCCGCAAGCGCGGCAGACCACCAACAGGGCCACAGCAGCAACCACCAACCGATCGGCCGTTCCCAACGTGCGAGCCGTGCGAATGGACGCAAGGACGACGGCAGGCTTGTGTCGACCCAGTGCTTTTTCACCGCATCCGCGACAGGCCCCGTATCCTTGGTGGAAAAAATCATGACACTTCACACTCGGTTTGCATTGACCGGTTGCCCAACGCGAATTTCGAACAAAGTTGGATCACCCCCGGCATTTCTACCGATTATTTGGATGAAATTCATCCTGCAAGGGGTCATAGTGACACTGTCTTGGTGTGGGTTTGTTGAAAAACGGCGAAATTGCTCGGTTCGTGAAAGATATTCGGTGGCCGATTCGCCGTAACCAAGGAGTGCAGTGTGTATTTTTCTCCAAAATTTGCAGTCAGTGTTTTCTTATCCTTAGCTATCGGCCTCAGCACCCTCCCGACCAGCTCTTTTGCTCAAAAGCCACCGCCCCCACCCAAGCACGAGGATGGCAAACCACCTCCACGTCCAGGTGACGACCGGCCACCAAAACGCGGAGGCAAGGAAGTCAACGAAAGCAAGATCGATTCCGGTGGTTCTCGACAAGTGCTCGGTGAAGTCTGGGTCGACAACTGGTTCAAGCTTTACATCAATGGCAAACCGCTTCTGGAAGACAGCGTCTCGATCAGAACCGAGCGTTCGTTCAATGCCGAGCGTTTTGAATTCGGCTCAGACTTCCCGATGACGATTGCCTTCGAGTTTCGCGATTTCATGGAGAACGAAACCGGACTTGAATATATCGGTTCCCGGCGCCAGCAATTGGGCGACGGAGGCGCTATCGCACAATTCAAGGACGTTGCCAGCGGAAAACTGATTGGCGCTACCGGAGGCGACTGGCGATGCCTGACGGTACAAGCCGCGCCTGCAGACGCGTCCTGTGCACGCGAACGCAATCCCGATGTGTCTCAGGCGGTCTGCGCGCAGACCCGCGTCGAGGTTCCAGGGAACTGGACAGACCCAGGGTTTGACGACAGCAACTGGCCGAAGGCGAGTGTCTATAGCGCCCGCGATGTTGGGCCCAAGGACGGCTACAACCAGATCCAGTGGGACAGTTCTGCGAAGCTTATCTGGGGCAAGGACCTGAAGAAGGACAATATTGTCTACTGCCGCGCATCATTTGGCGGCTGACGCTCATACGACTGGCCCAGGCGCGCACTGTGCCTGGGTTGTCTTCCAGCACTGAAAAACCGGCATCCGCCAGATCGGGGCAAAGCGGTCCGATTGCAGGCTTCAACCGTGCATGCTAGACCCCGCTCAATGATGGCGATCAGCCCTTCAGGCAAGTCGTCTTTCCAGCGTTACCTACTCTCAGAGACCTGCAATTCATGAAACTCCTTCTGATCGGATCCGGCGGCCGCGAACATGCACTTGCATGGGCACTGGCAAAGTCTCCCAGATTGACAAAACTCTACGCGGCTCCCGGCAATGCGGGTATCGCAGATGTTGCGGAGTTGACCGATCTGAATGTTTCCGACCACCAGGCGGTTGTCACGTTTTGCAAAACCCACGACATCGACCTGGTCGTTGTCGGGCCGGAGGCTCCTCTGGTCGCCGGACTTGTGGATGACCTCGACACTGCCGGCATAAAGGCGTTTGGGCCGAGAATGGCCGCAGCCCAACTTGAAGGCTCCAAAGCCTTTACAAAGGGCGTTTGCGACGAAGCCAATATTCCGACAGCAGGGTATGGCCGTTTCGAAGACGCAACGGGTGCACTGGCCTATGTCCGGCAGCAAGGCGCACCGATTGTCGTCAAGGCTGACGGGCTGGCGGCTGGCAAGGGCGTGGTTGTGGCCATGACGCTGGACGAAGCTGAGGACGCCGTGAAGGCCTGTTTTGACGGGTCATTCGGTGATGCGGGTGCGGAAGTCGTAATCGAAGAATTTCTGGACGGAGAAGAAGCCAGTTTCTTTGTTCTTTCCGATGGAACCGACGCCTTGCCTCTGGCGACGGCGCAAGATCACAAGCGTGCTTTTGATGGCGACGAAGGCCCAAACACTGGTGGCATGGGCGCTTACTCACCCGCACCAGTTCTGACCGACGAGATTGTTGCGGACGTGATGGAGCGGATCATCAAGCCGACAATCACGACGCTTGCCGGACGCGGCACACCGTTCAAGGGCGTTCTCTATGCGGGATTGATGATTACAAGCGACGGACCAAAGCTGATTGAATACAATACGCGCTTTGGCGATCCGGAGTGCCAGGTCCTGTTGATGCGTCTGAGAAGCGATCTTTTGGACCTATTGGAGGCGAGCGCTGACGGGACACTCGGCAAGACCAGTGCGGATTGGCACGACAGCGTTGCCCTGACCGTGGTGATGGCAGCAAAGGGTTATCCGGGGTCCTATGCAAAAGGCACCGAAATTCGTGGACTTGACCAACTCGGAAGTGAGAAGCTTCAGGTCTTTCATGCCGGAACGCAGTTGAAGAACGGAACGCTTTGCTCAAATGGTGGCCGGGTGCTGAATGTGACTGCACTTGGCGACGATGTCCGCGAAGCACAACAAAATGCCTATGAAGCCGTCAACCAGATCGATTGGCCGGACGGATTTTGCCGAACCGATATCGGCTGGCGAGCAATCGACCGCGAAACCAGTTCATGAGTTGCAGTGCCGTCAGTTTATTGGACTTGGCAGGCACTCCCCACCTCCGCTAGCTTAAACCGGCAGGCGGAGGACTCATTTTGGCTAACGAATTTCCTGACCTGTTTCCAGGTTTCAAGAGTGAAACTGTGGAAACGGAAGAAGCACAGTTGTTCTGCCGTGTTGGCGGATCCGGCCCTCCTTTGGTGCTTTTGCACGGTTATCCGCAATCACATACCTGTTGGCACAAGGTTGCACCTCTTCTTGCTGAGCGATTTACGCTCGTGCTTCCCGATTTGCCGGGGTATGGCAGTTCGTCCATTCCGGCCCTAAGCCAGGACCATCACGCTTATTCAAAACGGACTATGGCCAATAGCATCGTAGAATTGATGCGTCTGCTCGGTTTCGATAAATTCCATCTTGCAGGACACGACCGTGGTGGTCGCGTTGCCTACCGCCTGGCGCTGGACCATCCGCACGCTGTCAGCCGCGTGGCCGTGCTCGATATTTTGCCAACCTTCGACTACTGGGAAAAACTTGACCGGCAATTTGGGCTCAAGGTCTACCATTGGATGTTCCTGGCCCAACCAGCCCCTTTCCCCGAAAAGCTGATTGCTGCGTCTCCAGTCCGCTTTCTGGAACACACACTCGCCAGTTGGACTGGCAACAAGAGCCTTGATTGCTTTTCCGAAGAAGCATTAGACGACAATCGAGCCTGGTTCCGAGATCCGGATCGCATTTCGGCAACCTGCGAGGACTACCGGGCCGGTGCCACGATCGATTTCGAGCACGACAGTCTTGACCACCAGGCTGGCAACCAGATCCTGATCCCTTTGCTTGCGCTTTGGGGCGAAAAGGGCATTGCCACCAGTGTCGAGAGCCCGCTCGACGTCTGGAGATCCTGGTGCCCGCATGCAGAGGGCCAGCCAGTTCCCGGTGGTCACTTTCTCCCAGAAGAAGCCTGGCAAGAAACCGCAGACGCATTGCGGAAATTCTTTGCAGACTGAGCAAAAACCAGCCTGACCTTCATTACTACTTTAGATTGCCGCCTGATTTTTTCATTTCAAGATAGTTTTCGGGTAAATTTTTCCGATTGAGAACCATTTGCTCTTAACACTATTTAACAAATGCATTCAAAACAATTTAACCAATAGAGTTTATTGAAGAATTAGGCGGTGAGTGTTCACAAAAACAGACTGCGAATTTGCAGTTACTTCAAATACGAACATCACAGCCGGGGGATTGTGCGGTTTTAGAACCGGCGGTGCGGGTGGCTAGTGTGGGCGAGCAAGTAAACGAGGACAAGGAACAGCTGCGTGCGGGCAAACCCTGCCGACGTGGTCTGAGCGCTTGCCTGGATCAGCTCCTTGCGAAATGGAGCGTGGACGATTCCCAGTTTGAAAGACCGTTGCGCGGTGTTTTCCTTTCATTCCTCGTGTTGATCGTCGCCGTCCTTTGCATTCAAAACATCGCTTCAGGCTACCGCAACCTGCTTGAGCCTCAGGAAGCCGTCATCCGGACAACCGAGCGACTGCTGACGCAGCAACGCGCGTTTGGCACGCAGATGCTTGATCGCGCGGTCCGTGAAATCAGTTCCGATAAGAATCTTCAAAATGCCATCCAGCGGCATGACACCGGCACAATCCGTGCCATCGCCGACAAAATTATGCTGGCTGCTCCGGAAGGCAGCAGTGTTGCAGAATTCACAATCTATGGTGCGGACCAGAAACCGATTTACAGCTCGAGAAGCCCCGTTGTTGCAGAGCCGGCCCACTTGGCATTTCAAAATGACTTGAGTGCAAATCTGACACGCAACACGAGCAACATAGAATTGAGTATCGACGGAAAATTTGTGGTCAGTGTCTTCCAGGCCTGGACCGTCGATGGCAACCTTTTCGGATACTTGAAACTCGCCGTCGACATTGAGCGCTCGCTTGTCGTTGCCGGGGCCGCAGTCGACGCTGAACTCGTCAACTTAAGCAAGATGGACATTCCCCAAAGCCTGAATGGTCAGCAGATCAGTTCTCGCGTCCTGGGCGAACCGATGAAAACCGAATTCAATTTCAGTGCGCTGACCAATTCGGCGACCGGTCTGCTCAATCTGGACCGGTTCTACTTCCAGAATTCACAGGTTTTCATTGTCCACGAACTGCCTGTACGTCCAGCGATGCCCGGACATGACGCAAAACTGATCCTGGTGAAGAACATCACCGATCATTTCTGGGCATTTCTTCAAGGGGCCTTGCTCACGCTTTCAGCCGGTGGCGGCATTGCACTTCTTGCCTGGATCGTGATCCGCCGATTGCTCTCCAGACTTCAAAGATCCGTGCAAACCACCCATTCGCACCTGACGGGCATGGTCGCAGAAAATACACGGCAATTGGAAGAGAGCGCTTCGCAACTGCTCGAAGCCCAGCGCATCGCCGGAGTTGGCAGCTGGGAACGTGACCTGAAAACCGACCTTTTCATTGGGTCTGAAGAGTTCTTCCGGATCACCCGCATATCGCCCGACCAGCCGGGGGGTAAAATCCGCCAACAACTGCTCGATCTTGTGCCTGAAAAGGAACGATTGCGGAACCTCGAGGTGGTTCGAGAGGCGATTGAAAACCGAAGCGAGTTCGAGTTCGAACATTCCCTGATTTTTGCGCCGGACGACTGCCGCAGCATTTATGTTCGCGGCTATGTAATGGCCGGACCAGATGGCGACGCCACAAAGATCGTCGGGATTATCCATGACATCACCGACCGCCAGAAGGCGGAACGCCAGAGCCAGCTTTTGGCC belongs to Roseibium porphyridii and includes:
- a CDS encoding alpha/beta fold hydrolase, translated to MANEFPDLFPGFKSETVETEEAQLFCRVGGSGPPLVLLHGYPQSHTCWHKVAPLLAERFTLVLPDLPGYGSSSIPALSQDHHAYSKRTMANSIVELMRLLGFDKFHLAGHDRGGRVAYRLALDHPHAVSRVAVLDILPTFDYWEKLDRQFGLKVYHWMFLAQPAPFPEKLIAASPVRFLEHTLASWTGNKSLDCFSEEALDDNRAWFRDPDRISATCEDYRAGATIDFEHDSLDHQAGNQILIPLLALWGEKGIATSVESPLDVWRSWCPHAEGQPVPGGHFLPEEAWQETADALRKFFAD
- the purD gene encoding phosphoribosylamine--glycine ligase, whose product is MKLLLIGSGGREHALAWALAKSPRLTKLYAAPGNAGIADVAELTDLNVSDHQAVVTFCKTHDIDLVVVGPEAPLVAGLVDDLDTAGIKAFGPRMAAAQLEGSKAFTKGVCDEANIPTAGYGRFEDATGALAYVRQQGAPIVVKADGLAAGKGVVVAMTLDEAEDAVKACFDGSFGDAGAEVVIEEFLDGEEASFFVLSDGTDALPLATAQDHKRAFDGDEGPNTGGMGAYSPAPVLTDEIVADVMERIIKPTITTLAGRGTPFKGVLYAGLMITSDGPKLIEYNTRFGDPECQVLLMRLRSDLLDLLEASADGTLGKTSADWHDSVALTVVMAAKGYPGSYAKGTEIRGLDQLGSEKLQVFHAGTQLKNGTLCSNGGRVLNVTALGDDVREAQQNAYEAVNQIDWPDGFCRTDIGWRAIDRETSS